The following are from one region of the Treponema denticola genome:
- a CDS encoding ABC transporter substrate-binding protein, which yields MKSFVKFLSCMLAVALVFTACGGGSGTAAGGKSPIKNGTYVDKVIYSVSTDQTVALKDVIEGKADLMFTSVPPVLLSGLSDADRDKIDVYPVPTGYWSLLFNPIPNKAPYVWKTEAGEEMFNPVAIKEVRYAFNWLINRKKLVDELLLGEGSPMYTPCTVGLPGAYRYNILASKFGITETGDEQKAINMIEDAMQKASKLAENKGKLVKENGKWMYKGKPVTIKSIMRVDDPTGRLPAARYIHAQIEKAGITVEGFERDRKTAGSLVYGGNPANYDWTMYLEGWGSGGFYVTWETPLCQMYSPFYGYMPGGGEAEFWNYSNEKLDVLGKKAAYGQYLTAEEFFSETTDMCAIGMGEAVRVYVVSQNDLYVANKGRFNSRLFYGTSDGFNGWTIRCADVKPDADGPYKGKRVLRVLQFSAQGSLFMSEWDPIGGQGFSDTYSSAFTNTVTDRASFDNPAVGQSEFAMSTVDVANAKFAPKFVATGKKTEEGDDELAMGGDIPVPAEAVMYDTASKKWVPAESGQSVATVATGKLVDGYYWHHGEPVDLNDVRYAFAFAYEWAIKDGDGDLYYDAPLSGVTLPSLKNTKGIVFNKDGSITTYSNYFHAPIPRDTAISVGGLSVKAANPGRRTNVPWEIYEALAEMVVHGSKSGTVYNFAKDGGERGVEANVKNPDCLADLKAKLEEFAASKHIPDPLKGFVNEDYAVKRYKASIAFIEKYGNAYITTGPLMFEKIDPVTSSVVLTNFDKYPYKSDYFPNMFRTDLTEIQYIKAPVAPSADKDAVFEVTVSKYAYPEVERVPLDKGKVEGRLQLPSGGEKTYTAKAIGDGKFTITVPASDLAGLEKGAEYIMVVLTSISDEPPSANSVSFTILK from the coding sequence ATGAAAAGTTTTGTTAAGTTTTTATCATGTATGCTTGCAGTGGCTTTGGTATTTACTGCATGCGGAGGCGGTAGCGGAACTGCTGCCGGAGGCAAAAGCCCCATAAAGAACGGTACCTATGTGGATAAAGTTATCTACTCCGTAAGTACCGACCAGACGGTTGCCTTAAAAGATGTTATTGAGGGAAAGGCAGACCTTATGTTTACCTCTGTTCCGCCCGTACTTTTGTCGGGTTTAAGCGATGCTGACAGAGATAAGATAGATGTTTACCCTGTTCCTACAGGTTATTGGTCTCTTCTCTTTAACCCCATTCCCAACAAGGCTCCCTATGTTTGGAAGACGGAAGCGGGAGAGGAAATGTTTAACCCCGTTGCCATCAAAGAAGTCCGCTATGCCTTTAACTGGTTAATCAACCGAAAGAAATTGGTAGATGAACTTCTTTTGGGTGAAGGTTCTCCTATGTACACACCCTGTACCGTAGGTCTTCCCGGAGCATACCGCTATAACATCTTGGCATCCAAGTTCGGTATCACCGAAACGGGAGATGAGCAAAAAGCTATCAACATGATTGAAGATGCTATGCAAAAAGCTTCTAAACTTGCCGAAAACAAAGGAAAACTTGTAAAAGAAAACGGAAAGTGGATGTACAAGGGAAAGCCCGTTACAATCAAATCCATAATGCGTGTTGACGATCCTACAGGCCGTCTTCCTGCAGCCCGATATATTCATGCTCAGATCGAAAAAGCCGGCATTACGGTTGAAGGTTTTGAGCGAGACCGAAAAACAGCCGGAAGCCTTGTTTACGGAGGAAACCCTGCCAACTATGATTGGACAATGTATCTTGAAGGCTGGGGTTCAGGCGGTTTCTATGTAACATGGGAAACTCCCCTTTGCCAGATGTACAGCCCCTTCTACGGCTATATGCCCGGAGGCGGAGAGGCCGAATTCTGGAATTATTCGAACGAAAAACTCGACGTTTTAGGTAAAAAAGCCGCATACGGACAGTATTTGACTGCCGAAGAATTCTTTAGCGAAACAACCGATATGTGTGCTATCGGAATGGGAGAGGCTGTCCGTGTTTATGTTGTTTCTCAAAACGACTTATATGTAGCCAACAAGGGAAGATTTAATTCCCGCCTTTTCTATGGAACCTCTGACGGCTTTAACGGCTGGACTATAAGATGTGCCGATGTTAAGCCGGATGCTGACGGCCCCTACAAAGGAAAGAGGGTTTTACGTGTATTGCAGTTCTCGGCACAAGGTTCTTTGTTTATGTCTGAATGGGACCCCATAGGCGGACAAGGCTTTAGCGATACCTACAGTTCTGCATTTACAAATACCGTTACCGATAGAGCTTCCTTTGATAACCCTGCCGTAGGGCAATCCGAATTTGCCATGTCAACTGTTGATGTTGCAAATGCAAAATTTGCACCCAAATTCGTAGCCACAGGTAAAAAGACTGAAGAAGGCGATGATGAACTTGCAATGGGCGGTGATATTCCCGTTCCTGCAGAAGCCGTTATGTATGACACTGCTTCAAAAAAATGGGTTCCTGCCGAGAGCGGTCAAAGTGTTGCAACTGTTGCAACGGGTAAGCTGGTAGACGGTTATTACTGGCATCACGGTGAACCTGTAGACCTTAACGATGTCCGCTATGCTTTTGCCTTTGCCTATGAGTGGGCCATCAAGGACGGAGATGGAGACCTCTATTATGATGCTCCTTTAAGCGGCGTAACTCTTCCCAGCCTTAAAAACACAAAGGGTATAGTATTTAATAAGGACGGATCCATCACTACATACAGTAACTACTTCCATGCTCCTATTCCGAGAGATACAGCCATAAGTGTAGGCGGTTTAAGCGTAAAGGCTGCCAACCCGGGCCGAAGAACAAACGTACCTTGGGAAATTTATGAAGCCTTGGCAGAAATGGTAGTACACGGCTCAAAGAGCGGAACGGTTTATAACTTTGCGAAAGACGGCGGAGAGCGCGGTGTAGAAGCAAACGTTAAAAACCCCGATTGTCTTGCAGACCTCAAGGCCAAATTGGAAGAATTTGCTGCTTCAAAGCATATTCCTGATCCGTTGAAAGGCTTTGTAAATGAAGATTATGCCGTTAAAAGATACAAGGCTTCTATAGCCTTTATCGAAAAATACGGAAATGCTTATATCACGACAGGTCCCTTGATGTTCGAAAAAATAGATCCTGTTACAAGTTCCGTTGTATTAACCAACTTCGATAAGTATCCTTATAAGAGCGACTACTTCCCGAATATGTTTAGAACGGACCTTACCGAGATTCAATATATCAAGGCTCCCGTAGCGCCTTCAGCCGACAAGGATGCCGTATTTGAGGTAACCGTTTCCAAGTATGCATATCCTGAGGTAGAAAGAGTTCCTCTCGATAAGGGAAAGGTTGAAGGACGTCTCCAGCTTCCTTCAGGCGGAGAGAAGACTTATACTGCTAAAGCAATAGGTGACGGTAAATTCACTATTACCGTACCTGCATCGGACTTAGCCGGACTTGAAAAGGGTGCAGAATACATAATGGTTGTATTAACCTCAATTTCCGATGAGCCGCCCTCAGCAAATTCGGTAAGCTTTACAATACTTAAATAG
- a CDS encoding ABC transporter ATP-binding protein → MKNSLLEVKNLHTYFFTNKGTIKAVQGVDFTIEAGKTLGIVGESGSGKSITAFSILNLLEYPGKIVQGEINFGGVNLVNLGKKDIRKIRGNDISMIFQEPMTSLNPVHRIGRQLSEPLILHQHMSKKEAWAAAIDLLREVKIPNPENVVYNYPFQLSGGMRQRVMIAMALACEPRLLIADEPTTALDVTIQAQIFKLMNDLKKKHNTAIMFITHDLGAIAELADDVAVMYTGEIVERAPVDVIFDRQTQFSHPYKEGLLESIPLLDEEVEYLAQIQGSVPHPLKLPKGCRFSTRCEYATEKCRNEKPELVEVEEGHLIRCFYPKSGGRHE, encoded by the coding sequence ATGAAAAATTCTCTACTTGAAGTTAAAAATTTACATACATACTTTTTTACAAACAAGGGAACAATAAAAGCCGTTCAAGGTGTAGATTTTACGATAGAAGCCGGTAAAACTTTGGGAATAGTAGGAGAGTCAGGCTCAGGTAAATCCATCACAGCCTTTAGTATTCTCAACCTTCTCGAATATCCGGGCAAAATTGTCCAAGGAGAAATAAATTTCGGCGGAGTAAACCTTGTAAATTTAGGCAAAAAGGACATAAGAAAGATAAGGGGTAACGATATATCGATGATATTCCAAGAGCCCATGACCTCTCTTAACCCCGTTCACAGAATAGGAAGACAGCTAAGCGAGCCCTTAATTCTTCATCAGCACATGTCAAAAAAAGAAGCATGGGCTGCCGCCATCGACCTTTTACGCGAAGTAAAAATCCCTAATCCTGAAAACGTAGTTTATAATTACCCCTTCCAGCTTTCGGGAGGAATGAGACAGCGCGTAATGATAGCCATGGCCTTGGCTTGTGAACCCCGCCTTTTGATAGCCGATGAGCCTACAACGGCCCTTGATGTTACAATACAGGCACAGATCTTTAAGTTGATGAATGATTTAAAGAAAAAGCACAACACGGCGATTATGTTTATCACCCATGACTTGGGTGCCATTGCAGAATTGGCCGATGATGTTGCCGTAATGTACACGGGAGAAATCGTTGAAAGAGCTCCGGTAGACGTTATCTTTGACCGGCAGACTCAATTTTCTCATCCTTATAAGGAAGGCTTGCTTGAATCAATCCCCCTCTTGGATGAAGAAGTAGAATATCTCGCTCAAATTCAAGGAAGTGTACCTCATCCTCTTAAACTTCCCAAGGGCTGCAGATTTTCGACAAGGTGCGAATATGCAACCGAAAAATGCCGAAACGAAAAGCCCGAATTGGTTGAAGTAGAAGAAGGACACTTAATCAGATGCTTTTATCCGAAATCAGGAGGTAGACATGAGTAA
- a CDS encoding ABC transporter permease, with protein MANNTVNGSKSLAEIIAPYIKYIFKRLLSIIPVLIVMSVVIFILINMMPGDPIMAMLDPEKTKVMTNEERELYVETMRKFLGYDKGPVERYFLWIGNTFRGEFGYSVKYNKPVNEFIGTYIGRSFKINIWGFLLAFLISIPVGITAAVKKNSFFDKTITVLTIVGISLPSFFLALLLIMVFVIFMQILPFSGMSDPRGILPDWHYIILPVTVVVLTSLVGLIRYVRSAMIEILKSDYIRTARAKGLSEKVVIYRHAFQNALIPVVTLIGLYIPSLFGGSIVVEKIFAYPGMGLLMNYAYGFKDRAVLQTVLLFFGLLTLLGNIFIDVGYMIVDPRIREGKV; from the coding sequence ATGGCAAACAATACTGTAAACGGTTCAAAATCATTAGCCGAAATTATCGCTCCGTATATCAAGTATATCTTCAAAAGACTCTTATCTATAATACCTGTCTTGATTGTTATGTCCGTTGTTATTTTTATTTTGATAAATATGATGCCGGGAGATCCAATTATGGCTATGCTTGATCCCGAAAAAACAAAAGTTATGACCAACGAAGAACGGGAATTATATGTAGAAACAATGAGAAAATTTTTAGGCTATGATAAGGGGCCTGTAGAAAGATATTTTTTATGGATTGGTAATACTTTTCGAGGCGAATTCGGTTATTCCGTAAAATACAATAAACCGGTAAACGAATTTATAGGAACATACATTGGAAGATCTTTTAAAATAAATATTTGGGGCTTTCTTTTAGCCTTTTTAATTTCGATTCCGGTAGGAATCACGGCAGCAGTAAAAAAGAACAGTTTTTTTGATAAAACCATAACGGTTCTAACAATAGTAGGTATATCCCTGCCCTCTTTCTTTTTGGCACTGCTTTTAATAATGGTATTCGTTATATTTATGCAAATTTTACCCTTTTCAGGTATGTCGGACCCTCGAGGCATCCTACCTGACTGGCATTATATCATATTACCGGTTACCGTAGTAGTTCTTACCTCCCTTGTAGGACTTATACGCTATGTCCGATCTGCAATGATTGAAATATTAAAATCAGACTATATCAGGACGGCAAGAGCAAAGGGGCTTTCAGAAAAGGTAGTTATATACCGCCATGCCTTTCAAAATGCTTTGATACCGGTTGTTACCCTCATCGGTTTATACATACCCAGCCTTTTCGGCGGTTCTATAGTTGTCGAAAAGATATTTGCTTATCCCGGAATGGGATTACTGATGAATTATGCATACGGCTTTAAGGACAGGGCAGTATTACAGACTGTTCTCTTATTCTTTGGACTTCTTACCCTATTGGGTAATATCTTCATAGATGTAGGATATATGATCGTAGATCCGAGGATTCGGGAAGGAAAGGTTTAA
- a CDS encoding ABC transporter permease, translating to MAQEENKNFSEKDEVILSPAQQIRIKFRNNRLAMMGFYMFVTIVILVVVTHFYTKFIGYDFAKTDPALRNNPPSWAHPFGTDKYGRDTFMRVLEGGWISLQVGFLSTFMAVTIGLTMGSIAGFFGGRVDNIIMRLIEILSSFPFLAIAYTLSAIFRERPPEFRLYVIVIILGLLSWTGLARLIRGQILALREQEFIVATRALGIKRRNQIFRHLVPNVLATVVVSATLTFASSILSEAFLSFLNLSVTEPIPTWGALLSKAAENSTSLRTFWWIWIFPGAMLFLFIMSINLIGEGLRDSIDPKAEYTTKAQRKEARARRKEEKKLAKQAKQTVKEAAV from the coding sequence ATGGCTCAAGAAGAAAACAAAAATTTCAGCGAAAAAGACGAAGTTATTCTATCCCCGGCACAACAGATAAGAATTAAATTTAGAAACAACAGACTGGCTATGATGGGCTTTTATATGTTCGTTACAATTGTCATCCTTGTTGTAGTAACGCATTTCTATACCAAATTCATAGGCTACGATTTTGCAAAAACCGATCCGGCATTAAGAAATAATCCGCCCTCTTGGGCACACCCATTCGGAACGGACAAGTACGGACGGGACACCTTCATGAGGGTTCTCGAAGGAGGATGGATTTCTTTACAGGTAGGCTTTTTATCTACATTTATGGCCGTAACCATAGGTTTAACTATGGGTTCGATTGCAGGATTTTTCGGTGGCAGGGTTGATAATATTATTATGAGGTTAATAGAAATACTTTCCTCATTCCCCTTCTTGGCCATAGCTTATACACTATCAGCCATATTCAGGGAAAGGCCGCCCGAATTCAGGCTCTATGTAATAGTTATAATACTGGGACTTTTAAGCTGGACAGGCTTAGCCCGATTGATACGTGGGCAAATTCTAGCTTTAAGGGAACAGGAATTTATTGTGGCAACGAGGGCCTTAGGGATAAAAAGGCGTAACCAGATTTTCAGACATTTGGTACCCAACGTATTAGCGACTGTTGTAGTATCTGCAACCCTCACCTTTGCATCATCTATTTTGAGTGAAGCATTCTTGTCATTCTTAAACTTGTCGGTAACCGAACCGATTCCGACCTGGGGTGCCCTTTTATCGAAGGCAGCAGAAAACAGTACAAGCCTTAGAACCTTTTGGTGGATTTGGATATTCCCCGGTGCAATGCTCTTTTTGTTTATTATGAGTATCAACCTCATCGGTGAAGGTCTTAGAGATTCTATTGACCCGAAGGCCGAATATACCACAAAGGCACAACGAAAAGAGGCCAGAGCCCGACGAAAAGAAGAAAAAAAGCTTGCAAAACAGGCTAAGCAAACAGTAAAGGAGGCGGCTGTATGA
- a CDS encoding ABC transporter substrate-binding protein — translation MKKLIVLIVTLLLAFSLIACGGNGAATTKTNERPFVVASADFNGDFHAGWTNSSYDAAIRDLVWAFGLVVDTPKGQLVDSPLVAEKKVSDDLKTWTFKLVKGAKFHNGETLTASDVKFTYEFYMDTKALGDTGASSTINDYIDTIEVDEASNTVIFHLKKANYTVDQDVFGYFLFAEDTIKKGAKEEGLTVQQYVKKNISKPIGYGPYKIAEYKEGEYVKLEAYKDYLGKAPAIKEVIVKVVPSETEVDQLIQGEVDMLTYQGQAEKIDAVKDKPGFAYNNYYRHGGGTIALHCNFGPTALTEVRQAFAYVLNRPKIIELFLGKYGIASNGPYSKNNWSLWDDDEENLIGTAAVGRFESTLINYDILDKDGKFDEAANIAKAQELLDKAAARTDGDYAKLTGNAKTGYLWEGKPLDIKITYSPQWADTYNLIFNDTYVSKFGFKVSLTGLDWPVLYGHWSGNTQEERTYHAFVGGLSYALKSNPKSSYSTSLIKPWGQPSTNNIMFSGGSTYTPAEWDQLLDSIENAHPVTGKNEYRTNWRKYITVMNKEVPIIPVYSNNYFDLFTDKLENFHTNALWKWQRALPEANWKK, via the coding sequence ATGAAAAAACTTATAGTGCTGATTGTAACTTTGTTACTCGCTTTTTCCTTAATCGCATGCGGAGGAAACGGTGCAGCAACAACTAAGACAAACGAAAGACCCTTCGTTGTAGCTTCTGCTGACTTTAATGGAGATTTCCATGCAGGCTGGACAAATTCGTCTTATGATGCAGCTATTAGGGACCTTGTTTGGGCTTTTGGTCTTGTGGTAGACACACCCAAAGGTCAACTCGTCGATTCACCCTTGGTTGCAGAAAAGAAGGTAAGCGATGACCTTAAAACATGGACATTTAAGCTTGTAAAAGGCGCAAAATTCCACAACGGTGAAACTTTAACTGCAAGCGATGTAAAGTTTACTTACGAATTCTACATGGACACAAAGGCTCTCGGAGACACCGGAGCATCTTCAACTATCAACGATTATATTGATACTATTGAAGTTGACGAGGCTTCAAACACTGTAATTTTCCACCTCAAAAAGGCCAACTACACTGTAGACCAAGACGTTTTCGGATACTTCCTGTTTGCCGAAGACACAATCAAGAAGGGAGCAAAGGAAGAAGGACTTACCGTTCAGCAATATGTTAAAAAGAACATCTCAAAGCCCATCGGCTACGGCCCATACAAGATCGCCGAATACAAAGAAGGCGAATATGTTAAATTGGAAGCTTACAAAGATTATCTTGGCAAAGCACCTGCCATCAAAGAGGTAATCGTTAAGGTTGTTCCCAGCGAAACAGAAGTTGATCAGCTCATTCAGGGTGAAGTCGATATGCTTACATATCAGGGACAGGCTGAAAAGATAGATGCCGTAAAGGACAAGCCCGGTTTTGCTTATAACAACTACTATAGACACGGAGGCGGAACAATCGCTCTCCACTGTAACTTTGGTCCTACAGCTCTTACGGAAGTAAGACAGGCCTTTGCCTATGTTCTTAACAGACCGAAAATCATCGAGCTTTTCTTAGGTAAATACGGCATAGCCTCTAACGGTCCATATTCTAAAAACAACTGGTCCTTGTGGGATGATGATGAAGAAAACCTTATCGGTACGGCAGCAGTAGGCAGATTTGAAAGCACATTGATAAACTACGATATCTTGGATAAAGACGGAAAATTCGATGAAGCTGCAAACATTGCAAAAGCTCAAGAACTACTTGATAAAGCAGCTGCACGAACCGACGGAGATTATGCAAAACTTACAGGTAATGCAAAGACAGGTTACCTCTGGGAAGGCAAACCTCTCGATATCAAAATTACTTACTCACCTCAATGGGCAGATACATATAACCTAATCTTTAATGATACTTATGTTTCAAAATTCGGTTTCAAGGTATCGTTAACAGGTCTTGACTGGCCCGTACTGTACGGCCACTGGTCAGGAAATACTCAGGAAGAAAGAACCTATCACGCATTTGTAGGCGGTTTAAGCTATGCTCTAAAATCAAATCCCAAGAGCAGCTACTCAACATCCCTTATCAAGCCGTGGGGTCAGCCCTCAACCAACAACATAATGTTCTCGGGCGGTTCTACCTACACTCCTGCAGAATGGGATCAGCTACTTGACAGCATCGAAAATGCTCACCCTGTAACAGGCAAAAACGAATATAGAACAAATTGGAGAAAATACATAACGGTAATGAACAAAGAAGTTCCCATAATACCTGTTTATTCCAACAATTACTTCGATTTATTCACAGACAAACTCGAAAACTTCCATACAAATGCTTTGTGGAAATGGCAGAGAGCCTTACCTGAAGCAAACTGGAAAAAATAA